ATACGTCGGGCTCCGGCCTGAAACCCCCGTTGGTTCGGCATGCCTATCTCAATCCACCTGAAACTTTCCGCTATAATTATGTTCATATCAGAATAAGGAGTTGTCAGCATGCCCAAAACAAAAGCATCCTCTGGTGCCCTTGATCGCTTTCAGGCGCTTCTCGCCACCGTCTCTGTCTCTGCGGACATCCACGCGATCACCGCGCACGAGGGGGCAGATGCACAGCTGACTGACCTGCTCCGTCAGGCGCATGACCGCTGGGGCTATGGCCTCCATCACCTTCGGCATGAAGCCCGCTGGACAGGCCAGACCGTTGAACTGCTGGCCGATGGCCGGGTGGTGGCCGACCTGAATGCCGAGCCTGCCCGTATCGCTACCACCTACGCGAGCATGGCAGCCCCCGACGAGAACGGGCTGAGCCTGTGGCCTGTTCTGGGCGACGGCCACCGCACCAGCTTCCGAAACGCAGCCCAGATGCGCGTGCTCATTGAGGATGGCCGCGATTTTGAAACCCTCTGGAGCGCCGAGAAACAGGGGCTCAGCGCCCGCGTCTGGCGAACCCAGACCTACGAAGGCGAACTGCTGGCCGTGGAATATGTCCGGCCCA
This DNA window, taken from Deinococcus aquaedulcis, encodes the following:
- a CDS encoding DNA repair protein, with translation MPKTKASSGALDRFQALLATVSVSADIHAITAHEGADAQLTDLLRQAHDRWGYGLHHLRHEARWTGQTVELLADGRVVADLNAEPARIATTYASMAAPDENGLSLWPVLGDGHRTSFRNAAQMRVLIEDGRDFETLWSAEKQGLSARVWRTQTYEGELLAVEYVRPTSATQLLADAAWDVITRIKDRTLQRELMKRSEQGGILQAFLSARHKEAEANLAQLAEAHFTVQGHVGRLTGSAARDIEAFRALQRATAEELLALQDRAVKQVGATLYGELR